A single region of the Pontimicrobium sp. SW4 genome encodes:
- a CDS encoding GH92 family glycosyl hydrolase, which yields MHKKIAFILLLGIVFNCKNETASVEKIITNSSETDYTQFVNPFIGTSKMGHVFPGATAPFGMVQLSPQTNFEVMHNENGSYNTETYEYCAGYQYRDSTIIGFAHTNFSGTGHSDLGDFLVMPTIGNLVLDPLETEQGNKGFYSVFSHDNEEASPGYYKVNLDSYNIKAELTASERVGFHQYTFPESDDAHIILDLVYNVYHHDNKNVWTFIRVENDSLITGYRQTKGWARTKKVFFAMQFSKPFKSYGHKKYDEIKYDGFYRRFKQDENFPEMAGKDIRAYFNFDTEEGEKINVKFALSPVSSAGALKNLEAEIPHWDFAKTKEETKEKWNKELSKIEVKTLTEADRTTFYTAMYHTNLSPILYEDVDGQYRGLDQNIHQSEGFTNYTIFSLWDTYRALHPLFNITQPERNNDMIKSMLAHHDESVHNMLPIWSHYANENWCMIGYHATSVIADAMAKNVGDFSHERALQASVNTANVRYFDGLGEYIDYKYVPDDLSHSSVSKTLEYAYNDWCIAQMAKQVGNTSTEEKFMKRSEYYNNVYDPKIGYMRPKLSDGNFRKNFDPMDTHGQGFIEGNAWNYGLYVPQNIDKMVDMMGGKERFTQHLDSLFTMDIDEKYIEKHEDITRDGIIGNYVHGNEPGHHIPYLYNWTGHPEKTQSRVRMIMDTMYGPTVEGLCGNDDAGQMSAWYIFSSLGFYPVTPGSADYALGSPSLKEAKIHLDNGKTLTIKANNQSKDNVYVQSVSINGKALKDNLLSHLDIMNGGEIIFEMSNQPKK from the coding sequence ATGCATAAAAAAATTGCATTCATCCTATTACTTGGAATTGTTTTCAATTGCAAAAATGAAACCGCTTCTGTTGAAAAAATAATAACAAATTCATCTGAAACCGATTATACGCAATTTGTTAATCCATTCATAGGCACCAGTAAAATGGGACATGTTTTTCCAGGTGCAACAGCGCCTTTTGGAATGGTACAATTAAGTCCGCAAACCAACTTTGAAGTCATGCATAATGAAAATGGTAGTTATAATACTGAAACCTATGAGTATTGTGCAGGTTATCAATATCGTGATTCGACTATAATTGGATTTGCACACACCAATTTTAGTGGTACAGGCCATTCCGATTTAGGAGATTTCCTAGTTATGCCAACTATTGGGAATTTGGTACTTGATCCATTAGAAACAGAGCAAGGTAACAAAGGCTTTTACTCTGTATTTTCACATGATAATGAAGAGGCCTCTCCAGGTTATTACAAAGTAAATTTGGATAGTTATAATATAAAAGCCGAATTAACGGCAAGCGAACGCGTAGGATTTCATCAATATACCTTTCCGGAATCTGATGATGCACACATTATTTTAGATTTGGTTTACAACGTGTATCATCACGACAATAAAAATGTGTGGACCTTTATTCGTGTAGAAAATGATTCCCTTATTACAGGATATAGACAAACTAAAGGTTGGGCAAGAACCAAAAAAGTGTTTTTTGCGATGCAGTTTTCTAAACCTTTTAAAAGCTATGGCCACAAAAAATACGATGAGATTAAATACGATGGGTTTTACAGACGCTTCAAGCAAGATGAAAATTTCCCAGAAATGGCAGGAAAGGATATTCGTGCTTACTTTAATTTTGACACAGAAGAAGGTGAAAAAATCAATGTCAAATTTGCCTTATCTCCAGTAAGTTCAGCTGGAGCATTGAAGAATTTGGAGGCTGAAATTCCACATTGGGATTTTGCGAAAACCAAAGAAGAAACCAAAGAAAAATGGAATAAAGAACTTTCTAAAATTGAAGTAAAGACTTTAACAGAGGCCGATAGAACAACGTTTTACACTGCCATGTACCATACCAATCTATCTCCTATTTTATACGAAGATGTAGATGGACAATATCGTGGACTAGATCAAAATATCCATCAATCAGAAGGGTTTACCAATTACACTATTTTTTCACTTTGGGATACGTATCGCGCGCTACATCCTTTGTTTAACATCACACAACCTGAACGCAACAATGACATGATAAAAAGCATGTTAGCTCATCACGATGAAAGTGTTCATAACATGCTACCTATTTGGTCGCATTATGCTAATGAGAATTGGTGTATGATTGGCTATCATGCTACCTCAGTGATTGCTGATGCAATGGCAAAAAACGTAGGTGATTTTAGCCATGAACGCGCTTTACAAGCATCAGTAAATACGGCAAATGTTAGATATTTTGATGGATTAGGAGAATATATCGATTACAAATATGTTCCAGACGATTTAAGTCATTCATCTGTTTCAAAAACCTTAGAGTATGCCTATAACGATTGGTGTATTGCCCAAATGGCAAAACAAGTTGGAAATACTTCAACGGAAGAAAAATTCATGAAACGTTCAGAATATTACAACAATGTTTACGACCCAAAAATTGGGTATATGCGACCAAAGCTTTCGGATGGAAATTTCAGAAAAAACTTTGACCCAATGGACACACATGGACAAGGCTTTATTGAAGGTAACGCATGGAATTATGGCTTATATGTGCCACAAAATATTGATAAAATGGTTGATATGATGGGAGGCAAAGAACGCTTCACTCAACATTTAGATTCTTTATTCACAATGGACATCGATGAAAAATATATTGAAAAACACGAAGATATTACTCGTGATGGAATAATTGGCAATTATGTGCATGGCAACGAACCAGGACATCATATTCCCTATTTATACAATTGGACAGGTCATCCTGAAAAGACCCAATCTCGTGTACGCATGATTATGGACACTATGTATGGTCCAACTGTTGAAGGTTTGTGTGGTAATGACGATGCAGGACAAATGAGTGCTTGGTACATTTTTAGTAGTTTAGGATTTTATCCTGTAACACCTGGCTCTGCTGATTATGCTTTAGGAAGTCCTTCATTGAAAGAAGCTAAAATCCATTTAGACAATGGAAAGACTTTAACTATTAAAGCCAATAATCAAAGCAAAGACAATGTATATGTGCAAAGCGTTTCTATAAATGGAAAAGCCTTAAAAGACAACTTATTGTCGCATTTGGATATTATGAATGGAGGTGAAATCATATTCGAAATGTCAAATCAACCAAAAAAATAA
- a CDS encoding N(4)-(beta-N-acetylglucosaminyl)-L-asparaginase encodes MKRRNFIKNASLTGVGITVGASAIACNEQEKSSSSEVTSIDKSKFPIAICTWGFAEANAKAGEALSKNLSALDAAIEGVAVEEENIKNTTVGKGGAPDRDGNVTLDACVMDSNGDCGSVLCVENITNVAALAKKVMEDTPHVMLAGKGAEEFAYTQGFKKEELLTETSKEAWVKWKETSKYQPIINIENHDTIGMVTMDKDGNIAGACTTSGLAYKMKGRIGDSPIIGSGLFIDNEIGGAVATGMGEEVVKTVGSFLIVELMRQGKSPQEACEEAISRIVSKDNRYKDFQIAYLAMNKLGEIGSYCIHKGFTYMKYHDGENKNIPSDYYNKA; translated from the coding sequence ATGAAACGTAGAAACTTTATAAAAAACGCATCCTTAACAGGAGTTGGCATTACAGTAGGAGCTTCGGCAATAGCTTGTAATGAACAAGAAAAATCATCTTCAAGCGAAGTCACATCAATTGACAAATCAAAATTCCCTATTGCTATTTGTACATGGGGATTTGCAGAAGCTAATGCCAAAGCAGGTGAGGCATTATCAAAAAATTTATCGGCTTTAGATGCAGCCATAGAAGGTGTTGCAGTTGAAGAAGAAAATATAAAAAATACAACCGTTGGTAAAGGCGGCGCACCAGATAGAGATGGCAACGTTACGCTTGATGCATGCGTTATGGATTCTAATGGTGATTGTGGTTCTGTGCTATGTGTTGAGAATATTACTAACGTTGCAGCTTTAGCCAAAAAAGTGATGGAAGATACGCCTCACGTAATGCTAGCTGGAAAAGGTGCTGAAGAATTTGCCTATACACAAGGATTTAAAAAAGAAGAACTTTTAACAGAAACATCAAAAGAAGCATGGGTAAAATGGAAAGAAACTTCTAAATACCAACCAATTATTAATATTGAAAATCACGACACTATTGGTATGGTTACCATGGATAAAGATGGAAATATTGCTGGTGCATGCACCACTTCTGGATTGGCTTATAAAATGAAAGGGAGAATTGGTGACTCACCAATAATTGGGTCTGGATTGTTTATAGATAATGAAATTGGTGGTGCTGTTGCCACAGGAATGGGTGAAGAAGTTGTAAAAACTGTCGGTAGCTTTTTAATTGTTGAATTAATGCGTCAGGGAAAATCACCACAGGAAGCGTGCGAAGAAGCTATTAGTAGGATTGTCTCTAAAGATAATCGTTATAAAGATTTCCAAATTGCATATCTAGCAATGAATAAATTAGGTGAAATAGGATCTTATTGCATTCACAAAGGATTTACATATATGAAATATCATGATGGTGAAAATAAAAATATCCCATCAGATTATTATAATAAAGCGTAA